In Kryptolebias marmoratus isolate JLee-2015 linkage group LG20, ASM164957v2, whole genome shotgun sequence, a genomic segment contains:
- the dhrs1 gene encoding dehydrogenase/reductase SDR family member 1 isoform X1 translates to MSLSGWVCVVTGASRGIGKGIALQLSEAGATVYITGRQEKTLKQTAAQVNERGGKCVPVVCDSTKDDDIEAFFERIKQEQGGRLDILVNNAYAGVQNIFENTEKKFWETDPSVWDSINNAGLRGHYIFSVHGARLMVAQGRGLIVTISSLGGLRYIFNVAYGVGKAACDRLAADMAWELKSRGVASVSLWPGAVQTELIRQFIVEKEDVNSLLKETFASGETTELSGKCIVNLAKDKNLMALTGKVLMTCDLAKRYGFNDIDGRSITDYTSLKYLLTRVPYLSWLSAVVPSFVRIPRFVLTLANGRF, encoded by the exons ATGTCTCTGTCTGGCTGGGTGTGTGTGGTGACAGGCGCCTCCAGGGGCATCGGGAAGGGGATAGCCCTGCAGCTGTCCGAGGCGGGAGCTACTGTCTACATCACGGGGCGCCAGGAGAAGACCCTCAAACAGACTGCGGCACAG GTGAACGAAAGAGGCGGGAAGTGCGTGCCGGTCGTCTGCGACTCCACGAAAGATGACGATATCGAAGCGTTTTTCGAGCGGATCAAGCAGGAACAGGGCGGCAGACTGGATATCTTGGTCAACAATGCCTACGCTGGAGTGCAG AATATCTTTGAGAACACGGAGAAGAAGTTCTGGGAAACCGATCCGTCTGTTTGGGATTCCATCAACAATGCAGGCCTTCG GGGTCACTACATTTTCTCTGTGCATGGGGCTCGGCTGATGGTGGCTCAAGGTCGTGGTTTGATAGTGACCATTTCATCGCTTGGTGGGCTGCGCTACATCTTCAATGTAGCCTATGGGGTTGGGAAAGCTGCA TGCGACAGGCTGGCGGCTGACATGGCCTGGGAGCTGAAAAGCAGGGGCGTCGCTTCAGTCAGCCTGTGGCCGGGAGCCGTTCAAACGGAGTTAATACGTCAGTTCATCGTGGAAAAAGAAGATGTGAATTCCCTG CTTAAAGAAACGTTTGCCTCTGGAGAAACCACAGAACTCAGCGGGAAGTGCATTGTCAACTTGGCAAAAG ataaaaatctcATGGCACTGACTGGGAAGGTGCTCATGACGTGTGACCTGGCAAAGCGCTACGGATTTAACGACATTGATG GGCGGAGTATAACTGACTACACTTCCCTAAAGTACCTCCTGACCCGGGTCCCATACCTCTCCTGGCTGTCGGCTGTCGTCCCATCGTTCGTACGCATTCCTCGCTTCGTGCTCACTCTGGCAAACGGCCGCTTCTAA
- the dhrs1 gene encoding dehydrogenase/reductase SDR family member 1 isoform X2 — translation MSLSGWVCVVTGASRGIGKGIALQLSEAGATVYITGRQEKTLKQTAAQVNERGGKCVPVVCDSTKDDDIEAFFERIKQEQGGRLDILVNNAYAGVQNIFENTEKKFWETDPSVWDSINNAGLRGHYIFSVHGARLMVAQGRGLIVTISSLGGLRYIFNVAYGVGKAACDRLAADMAWELKSRGVASVSLWPGAVQTELIRQFIVEKEDLKETFASGETTELSGKCIVNLAKDKNLMALTGKVLMTCDLAKRYGFNDIDGRSITDYTSLKYLLTRVPYLSWLSAVVPSFVRIPRFVLTLANGRF, via the exons ATGTCTCTGTCTGGCTGGGTGTGTGTGGTGACAGGCGCCTCCAGGGGCATCGGGAAGGGGATAGCCCTGCAGCTGTCCGAGGCGGGAGCTACTGTCTACATCACGGGGCGCCAGGAGAAGACCCTCAAACAGACTGCGGCACAG GTGAACGAAAGAGGCGGGAAGTGCGTGCCGGTCGTCTGCGACTCCACGAAAGATGACGATATCGAAGCGTTTTTCGAGCGGATCAAGCAGGAACAGGGCGGCAGACTGGATATCTTGGTCAACAATGCCTACGCTGGAGTGCAG AATATCTTTGAGAACACGGAGAAGAAGTTCTGGGAAACCGATCCGTCTGTTTGGGATTCCATCAACAATGCAGGCCTTCG GGGTCACTACATTTTCTCTGTGCATGGGGCTCGGCTGATGGTGGCTCAAGGTCGTGGTTTGATAGTGACCATTTCATCGCTTGGTGGGCTGCGCTACATCTTCAATGTAGCCTATGGGGTTGGGAAAGCTGCA TGCGACAGGCTGGCGGCTGACATGGCCTGGGAGCTGAAAAGCAGGGGCGTCGCTTCAGTCAGCCTGTGGCCGGGAGCCGTTCAAACGGAGTTAATACGTCAGTTCATCGTGGAAAAAGAAGAT CTTAAAGAAACGTTTGCCTCTGGAGAAACCACAGAACTCAGCGGGAAGTGCATTGTCAACTTGGCAAAAG ataaaaatctcATGGCACTGACTGGGAAGGTGCTCATGACGTGTGACCTGGCAAAGCGCTACGGATTTAACGACATTGATG GGCGGAGTATAACTGACTACACTTCCCTAAAGTACCTCCTGACCCGGGTCCCATACCTCTCCTGGCTGTCGGCTGTCGTCCCATCGTTCGTACGCATTCCTCGCTTCGTGCTCACTCTGGCAAACGGCCGCTTCTAA